The bacterium genome includes the window GGGGCGCCCACACGGTGGTCGGGGGAGGGGACTCGGTGTCGGCGGTCAACCAGCTGGGACTGGCCGACCGGATCACCCACATCTCGACCGGCGGCGGCGCTTCGCTGGAGTTCATGGCCGGCTGCCGGCTGCCCGGCGTGGAGGCGCTCACCGACGCTTGAACCCGCCCGCCGGGTTGACATCCGCCCCCGGGGATGCTAATTTCCTACGAGCCGCCGGCGGTCCGGTGGCATTTCTTTGTTCGCAACGACCCGCGGGAGAAACGACATGTACGCCTTCTTCATGGTCCTGCACGTGATCGTCAGCCTGCTGCTCTGCGTCGTGGTCCTGCTGCAGTCCGGCAAGAGCGGCGGCCTGGCCGGCGCCTTCGGCGGCGGCGGCGGTCTGCCCCAGCAGATGTTCGGCACGCGCGCGATGGCCACGGCGCTGAACAAGATGACGATCTACCTCGCCGCGGGCTTTTTCCTGACGTCGGCGGTGCTCTTCGGCCTGACGGCCGACCGCACCGCGAAGCGCCCCGGCGGCGCTCCGGTCAGCGAACAGTCGAGCGGTCCCGTCGGCGGTGGCGCTCCCATCACCGACGGCCAGTGAGCTCCTCGCCGCGCGTCGCTCGGGTGGTGGAATTGGTAGACACGCTATCTTGAGGGGGTAGTGGCCACAAGCCGTGCGGGTTCGAGTCCCGCCCCGAGCACCAGCATCCCGGAGGATCGACTTTCGTCGATCCTCCATTTTTTTCGTTGACAGTAGTTTTTAGCCATCTCAATAATGTCCCCGACTGGTTCACGAATTGTCCACGACGTCGACCACGGGACGGGAACCGGACGACGACATCGCAAGGTGGAGCGGACGAGGACGGTCAAGTGATGGGTGACGTGGACGGAGCCAGGTCGGACAATTCGTAGGTCGCTTCAGGGTGCGCCTGGCGACCAAGGGATGGAGTCAGCAAGCGAGGTCAGTTATGGAGGAGAGTCTGAAGCTGGCGGCAGCGACCAAGAAGAAGGCGGCCAAGAAGAAGGTCGCGAAGAAGAAGGTCGCCAAGAAGGTCGCGAAGAAGAAGGTCGCGAAGAAGAAGGTGGCCAAGAAGAAGGTCGCCAAGAAGAAGGTCGCGAAGAAGAAGGTCGCGAAGAAGAAGGTCGCCAAGAAGGCGGCCCCCAAGAAGACGACCGCGAAGCCGACCATGTAGCGGATGCCCTGGCGCAACGGCGCTGGGGA containing:
- the secG gene encoding preprotein translocase subunit SecG produces the protein MYAFFMVLHVIVSLLLCVVVLLQSGKSGGLAGAFGGGGGLPQQMFGTRAMATALNKMTIYLAAGFFLTSAVLFGLTADRTAKRPGGAPVSEQSSGPVGGGAPITDGQ